In one Hymenobacter sp. DG25B genomic region, the following are encoded:
- a CDS encoding ABC transporter permease, with the protein MAVLTAPAPTTARPPGYYVRQRLLGNKPAMFGLGFIALCTLIAVLGYWVLPDNSPSANNSIVQLQKEPPGFQATILRLPAPRDTISADNLFLTWWQGRAPRYAEQPIGSYRIVGDSIITEPYRNHSALADKSRRYSLAQITGHAGPAAELRLEVESTHIVHRTYWLGTDKAGRDELSRLLLGTRISLGIGLVAVLISLALGMLIGAVAGYVGGWVDSLLLGLMTVVWSIPGIMLVIAISLALDSKGVWTSFVAVGLTMWVDVARVVRGQMLSLRTTTFVEAGRVLGLPQSRLIARHLLPNMTGPLIVIATSNFAAAILLEAGLSFLGLGVQPPAPSWGLMVNEGFQLLGTQAGLWLTLLPGLAISLLVLSFNLLGNGLRDAYDPKTPLSHA; encoded by the coding sequence GTGGCCGTACTAACTGCTCCTGCACCTACTACGGCGCGGCCGCCCGGCTACTATGTGCGCCAGCGCCTGCTCGGTAACAAGCCCGCCATGTTCGGGCTGGGCTTTATTGCCCTGTGCACGCTTATAGCGGTGCTGGGCTATTGGGTGCTGCCCGATAATTCGCCCTCGGCCAACAACAGCATTGTGCAGCTGCAAAAAGAGCCACCCGGCTTCCAGGCTACCATTCTGCGCCTGCCCGCGCCCCGGGATACTATTTCAGCCGATAACCTATTCCTGACCTGGTGGCAGGGCCGCGCACCGCGCTACGCCGAGCAGCCCATTGGCAGCTACCGTATTGTGGGCGATTCAATCATAACCGAACCCTACCGCAACCATTCCGCCCTGGCCGATAAGTCGCGGCGGTATTCGCTGGCGCAGATTACCGGGCATGCCGGCCCGGCTGCCGAGCTGCGCCTCGAGGTGGAATCAACCCATATAGTGCACCGTACCTACTGGCTGGGCACCGACAAAGCCGGCCGCGACGAGCTGAGCCGCCTGCTGCTGGGCACACGCATTTCCCTGGGCATTGGGCTGGTGGCCGTGCTTATTTCCCTGGCTTTGGGCATGCTGATTGGGGCCGTGGCCGGCTACGTAGGCGGCTGGGTAGATAGTTTGCTGCTGGGGCTGATGACGGTGGTGTGGAGCATTCCGGGCATTATGCTGGTTATTGCCATTTCCCTGGCCCTGGACAGCAAAGGCGTCTGGACGTCGTTTGTGGCGGTGGGGCTTACCATGTGGGTGGATGTGGCCCGCGTAGTGCGGGGTCAGATGCTGAGTTTGCGCACCACAACCTTTGTAGAGGCCGGGCGCGTACTAGGCTTGCCACAAAGCCGCCTGATTGCGCGCCACCTGCTCCCCAATATGACCGGCCCTCTGATTGTAATTGCAACCAGTAACTTTGCGGCAGCTATTCTGCTGGAAGCCGGCCTCAGCTTTCTGGGGCTGGGCGTGCAGCCACCGGCGCCTTCCTGGGGCCTGATGGTGAATGAAGGCTTTCAGCTGCTGGGCACGCAGGCCGGCCTGTGGCTGACTTTGCTGCCCGGGCTGGCTATTAGCCTGCTGGTGCTTAGCTTTAACCTGCTCGGCAACGGCCTGCGCGACGCCTACGATCCGAAAACCCCGCTTTCCCATGCCTGA
- a CDS encoding YbhN family protein translates to MPPEPLQNYARKPEESARRRRVWVVGGKLLITLLTLGLLYHSVFADEATAAAWRQLLRSTLTGAGRGPVLAALALVPVNWGLEAWKWWRLARHLEPVSFRRSFRAVLVGLTLGFVTPNRVGDYAGRIIELKSRRLDALGAVFLGRYCQMVATMLAGTAGLLYFLLTFYLTGYPATKLGVIGAAVAINVALLVPLYRSRLLLAALTLVRPLRRFRRYLAVMPTYPANLLHSVLAVSGLRYLVFCGQFMLLLWAYGARPDVGPGLSAIAGTLLLKSLVPSLNALADVGVRELSATHLFGLLGQPVLPVLSASLSLWVINIALPSAAGLLFVLRVKVFRKKAHKDTAS, encoded by the coding sequence TTGCCCCCCGAACCACTACAAAACTACGCACGAAAGCCGGAAGAATCTGCGCGTCGTCGGCGCGTATGGGTGGTGGGCGGCAAATTACTTATTACGCTGCTCACGCTGGGGCTGCTGTACCACTCGGTGTTTGCTGATGAAGCTACGGCCGCAGCCTGGCGGCAGCTGCTCCGCTCCACACTAACCGGTGCTGGCCGCGGGCCGGTGCTGGCCGCGCTGGCCCTGGTGCCCGTAAACTGGGGCCTGGAGGCCTGGAAATGGTGGCGCCTGGCCCGGCATCTGGAGCCGGTTTCCTTCCGCCGCAGTTTCCGGGCCGTGCTGGTAGGCCTCACGCTGGGCTTCGTCACCCCCAACCGCGTGGGCGACTACGCCGGCCGCATCATTGAGCTCAAAAGCCGCCGTCTGGATGCGCTGGGCGCGGTTTTTCTCGGGCGCTACTGCCAAATGGTGGCTACCATGCTGGCGGGCACGGCCGGACTACTTTATTTCCTGCTCACCTTTTATTTAACCGGCTACCCGGCTACTAAGCTGGGGGTAATAGGTGCGGCCGTGGCTATCAACGTAGCCCTACTGGTGCCGCTCTACCGCAGCCGCTTGCTGCTGGCGGCCCTCACGCTGGTGCGCCCATTGCGGCGCTTCCGGCGGTATCTGGCCGTGATGCCTACGTATCCGGCTAATTTGCTGCACTCCGTTTTGGCGGTGTCGGGGTTGCGGTATCTGGTTTTCTGCGGGCAGTTTATGCTGCTGCTGTGGGCTTATGGTGCGCGGCCGGATGTAGGGCCGGGGCTGTCGGCTATTGCGGGTACTTTGCTGCTGAAGTCCCTAGTGCCGTCGCTCAATGCGCTGGCCGATGTGGGCGTGCGGGAGCTGTCGGCCACGCATTTGTTTGGCCTGCTGGGTCAGCCGGTGCTGCCGGTGCTAAGTGCCAGCCTGAGCTTGTGGGTGATTAATATTGCCTTGCCCAGCGCGGCCGGGCTGCTGTTTGTGCTGCGGGTGAAGGTGTTTCGGAAAAAGGCACATAAAGATACCGCCTCGTGA
- a CDS encoding O-antigen ligase family protein: MNRLTLPAAWRRHLPTDVLTWLYAAFVGLLLVCGSIALLTKDSGWWLVPFVAPAVVALFYDWRWAYYLLLFSLAFSHEINLPNGLSTDIPSEPLMLVVTGCCLAGLITGAIRLPRRLLGHPLVLLVFLAWLWAATSTLVSVDTLKSVKYLLAKTWYLIPFGMVTWLVVRRPAHVWRVAGCYTAGVALSTLYSVLRHAGSGFRFDTIHQAVQPFYRNHVIYAATLALLIPYTWYAARAAHTRWGRRLWLGAFWLFLFGVFTSYTRASILAVVLSGVFYYIIRWRLTRLLLIGSALATLLAVVYFVQQNKYLLYAPDYEKTVFYGDNFEKHLEATYKLEDVSGMERLYRWVAAARMFHDKPITGTGPSTFYPEYKHYTVKSFRTYVSDNPERSTTHNYFLLLLAEQGLPGLLLFAFLLSTALLLIERLYHQSKDPVLRNVVLAAGLSFYIIVFHLLLNELVEVDKIGSFFFIALVILIRVQEWVYQPETRLTADDSSSPG, translated from the coding sequence ATGAACCGCCTGACGCTGCCGGCTGCGTGGCGGCGCCACCTTCCTACCGATGTTCTCACCTGGCTGTACGCGGCCTTTGTGGGGCTGCTGCTGGTTTGCGGCAGCATTGCGCTGCTGACGAAGGATAGTGGCTGGTGGCTGGTGCCCTTTGTGGCGCCCGCCGTAGTGGCGCTGTTTTATGACTGGCGCTGGGCCTACTACCTGCTGCTGTTCTCGCTGGCGTTTTCCCACGAAATCAACCTGCCTAATGGGCTGAGCACCGATATTCCCTCGGAGCCGCTGATGCTGGTGGTTACCGGCTGCTGCCTGGCGGGCCTCATCACGGGGGCCATTCGCCTGCCCCGGCGTTTGCTGGGGCACCCGCTGGTGCTGCTGGTATTTCTGGCTTGGCTGTGGGCGGCTACCTCTACCCTGGTTTCGGTGGATACCCTGAAATCGGTGAAATACCTGCTGGCCAAAACCTGGTACCTCATTCCCTTTGGGATGGTGACGTGGCTGGTGGTGCGCCGCCCGGCCCATGTGTGGCGGGTGGCGGGCTGCTATACTGCCGGCGTGGCCCTATCTACTCTCTACAGCGTGCTGCGCCATGCCGGCAGCGGCTTTCGTTTTGATACCATTCATCAGGCGGTGCAGCCGTTTTACCGTAACCACGTTATCTACGCCGCCACGCTGGCCCTGCTGATTCCGTATACCTGGTATGCAGCGCGGGCGGCCCATACGCGCTGGGGTCGCCGCCTGTGGCTGGGCGCATTTTGGCTGTTCCTGTTTGGTGTATTCACCTCCTACACCCGGGCTTCTATTCTGGCGGTGGTGCTTTCCGGCGTGTTTTACTACATCATCCGCTGGCGGCTTACGCGCCTGTTGCTCATCGGCTCGGCGCTGGCCACCCTGCTGGCCGTGGTCTACTTTGTGCAGCAGAACAAGTACCTGCTGTACGCCCCCGATTATGAGAAAACGGTTTTCTACGGCGACAACTTCGAGAAGCATCTGGAAGCCACTTACAAGCTGGAAGACGTATCGGGGATGGAGCGCCTGTACCGCTGGGTAGCGGCCGCACGCATGTTTCACGATAAGCCCATTACCGGCACCGGCCCCAGCACCTTCTATCCGGAGTATAAGCACTACACCGTTAAGAGCTTCCGCACCTACGTCAGCGACAACCCCGAGCGCTCTACCACGCACAACTACTTCCTACTGCTGCTGGCTGAGCAGGGTCTGCCCGGGCTGCTGCTTTTTGCTTTTCTGCTGAGTACTGCCCTGCTGCTCATTGAGCGCCTATACCACCAGAGCAAGGACCCGGTCCTGCGCAACGTGGTGCTGGCGGCCGGCCTGTCTTTCTATATTATTGTGTTTCACCTGCTGTTGAACGAGCTAGTGGAAGTAGATAAAATCGGCTCCTTCTTCTTTATAGCACTGGTCATTCTAATTCGGGTGCAGGAATGGGTTTATCAGCCGGAAACCAGGCTGACGGCAGACGATTCTTCCTCACCCGGCTGA
- a CDS encoding PP2C family protein-serine/threonine phosphatase — protein MPESARLITLEKRFFLKERELNALLEITQSINQDSPEGALYKIFQFTLLGQLNVRRLVLYVQEEGEWQCMLSFGAGMPDFKKLPVPALVQEQTQLQPCPVAAAHLGPEWQLLETLIPVLQNGEVLAYILIGNVHEDYADGEATKFLETLSNILLGAIENRRLARQRVAAAAMRKEIEIAQEVQTMLFPRNLPNDAQVAVHASYVPHTAIGGDYYDVVTIDKDRFLFCVADVSGKGVPASLLMSNFQAGLRTLLRQGVELATVVAELNNLIYCNAVSEKFITAFFGIYNRTTRELQYVNAGHNSPILLQDDDTVEYLADGATMLGIMDELPFLKVSRITIRPKALLLTYTDGLTEVFNKAGDEYGEEGVLDFLRRSRYLPLRTLHTEVLDEIRGFNVKGNQFADDITILSCRFK, from the coding sequence ATGCCTGAATCAGCCCGCCTAATTACGCTTGAGAAACGCTTCTTCCTGAAGGAGCGGGAACTGAACGCCTTACTGGAAATCACGCAGTCCATTAACCAGGACTCGCCGGAAGGTGCGCTGTACAAAATATTTCAGTTCACGCTGCTGGGCCAGCTGAATGTGCGCCGCCTGGTGCTGTATGTGCAGGAAGAAGGGGAGTGGCAGTGCATGCTTTCCTTCGGGGCGGGCATGCCCGATTTTAAAAAGCTGCCCGTGCCCGCCCTGGTGCAGGAGCAAACCCAGCTGCAGCCCTGCCCGGTAGCCGCCGCCCACTTGGGCCCGGAGTGGCAGCTGCTGGAAACCCTGATTCCGGTATTGCAGAACGGCGAGGTGCTGGCGTACATCCTCATCGGGAATGTGCACGAGGACTACGCCGATGGCGAAGCCACCAAGTTTCTGGAAACGCTGAGCAACATTTTGCTGGGCGCCATTGAGAACCGCCGCCTGGCCCGGCAGCGGGTAGCGGCCGCCGCCATGCGCAAGGAAATTGAAATTGCCCAGGAAGTGCAAACCATGCTCTTTCCGCGCAACCTCCCCAACGATGCTCAGGTGGCCGTGCATGCCAGCTACGTGCCCCACACCGCCATTGGGGGCGATTATTATGATGTAGTGACCATTGACAAGGACCGGTTTCTGTTCTGCGTGGCCGATGTATCCGGGAAGGGCGTGCCGGCTTCGCTGTTGATGTCGAACTTCCAGGCCGGGCTGCGCACGCTGCTGCGCCAGGGCGTGGAGCTGGCCACGGTGGTAGCCGAGCTGAATAATCTGATTTACTGCAATGCCGTGTCAGAGAAGTTTATCACAGCGTTTTTTGGCATTTATAACCGCACCACGCGAGAGCTGCAATACGTGAATGCCGGCCACAACTCGCCTATTCTGCTGCAGGACGACGACACGGTGGAGTACTTGGCTGATGGGGCTACCATGCTGGGTATTATGGACGAGCTGCCCTTCCTGAAAGTGTCGCGCATCACTATTCGCCCCAAAGCCCTGCTGCTCACTTACACCGATGGTCTGACGGAAGTATTCAACAAAGCCGGCGACGAGTATGGCGAAGAAGGCGTGCTGGATTTCCTGCGCCGCTCCCGCTACCTGCCCCTGCGCACGCTGCACACGGAGGTACTGGATGAGATTCGCGGCTTCAACGTGAAAGGCAATCAGTTTGCTGATGATATTACCATCCTCAGCTGCCGTTTTAAGTAA
- a CDS encoding glycosyltransferase produces the protein MSWLPFSWGLTLLIPPVLYAVAMLRFRQAWQQLPALPGLSDQAQKNQADHSILARELPKLSVLIAARNEAENLPGLLQDLQEQTLPVAQFEVIIVDDHSTDATAALVQQWAKKLPFCLRLLALAEAPGQGTGKKAALEAALAVARAPWVVCTDADCRVPADWLRLHALAAANPATHFVSGPVRLTGAGWLAQLQALEMAGLVGVGAACIAQQASTMCNGANLGYRRSTFQAVGGFAGNHHLASGDDEFLLHKIQQRNPGGIQFLKEAKATVSTAAQGTIPALLRQRVRWASKWPHYQTTAPQRLAVVVLLANVALFLGLVSLLVWPVLWPWVAGGWLLKLGADMVFLRPVLRLLGRGELLWWVLPLQLLYAPYALAVALGARRGQYQWKGRQVK, from the coding sequence GTGAGCTGGCTGCCGTTTAGTTGGGGCCTGACGCTACTCATACCGCCCGTGCTGTATGCGGTGGCCATGCTGCGCTTCCGGCAAGCCTGGCAGCAGCTTCCGGCGTTGCCTGGATTGTCTGATCAGGCTCAGAAAAATCAGGCTGATCATTCAATTTTAGCAAGAGAGCTGCCCAAGCTTTCTGTGCTGATTGCCGCCCGGAATGAGGCCGAAAACCTGCCGGGTTTACTCCAGGATTTGCAGGAGCAAACGCTGCCGGTCGCGCAGTTTGAGGTAATTATAGTCGATGATCATTCCACTGATGCCACTGCCGCGCTGGTGCAACAGTGGGCGAAGAAGTTGCCCTTCTGCCTGCGCCTGTTGGCTTTAGCTGAGGCGCCGGGGCAGGGCACCGGAAAAAAAGCAGCGCTGGAAGCGGCCCTGGCCGTAGCCCGGGCACCGTGGGTGGTGTGCACTGATGCCGACTGCCGTGTGCCCGCCGACTGGCTAAGGCTGCACGCGCTGGCGGCCGCCAACCCCGCCACGCACTTTGTAAGCGGCCCGGTACGGCTAACGGGTGCCGGCTGGCTGGCGCAACTGCAGGCCCTGGAAATGGCCGGGCTGGTAGGAGTGGGGGCTGCCTGCATCGCGCAACAAGCCTCCACCATGTGCAATGGTGCCAATCTGGGGTATCGGCGCAGCACTTTCCAGGCAGTGGGCGGCTTTGCCGGCAACCACCACCTGGCCAGCGGCGACGATGAGTTTCTGCTGCATAAAATACAGCAGCGCAACCCCGGCGGTATTCAGTTCTTGAAAGAAGCCAAAGCCACCGTCAGCACCGCCGCGCAGGGCACCATTCCGGCCTTGCTCCGGCAGCGGGTGCGCTGGGCCAGTAAGTGGCCGCATTATCAGACTACTGCACCCCAACGCCTGGCCGTGGTGGTTTTGCTGGCCAACGTGGCGCTTTTCCTGGGTCTGGTTTCACTGCTGGTATGGCCAGTGCTATGGCCCTGGGTGGCAGGCGGCTGGCTCCTGAAGCTGGGGGCTGATATGGTCTTCCTGCGGCCCGTGCTGCGGCTATTAGGCCGCGGGGAGTTACTGTGGTGGGTGCTGCCGCTGCAGCTGCTTTATGCGCCGTATGCGCTGGCCGTGGCGCTGGGTGCGCGGCGCGGGCAGTATCAGTGGAAAGGCCGGCAGGTGAAATGA
- a CDS encoding RNA polymerase sigma factor translates to MAESINALVEGCRKNQPAAQRALYERLGYQLMGVCMRYCSSRAEAEDALQVTFVKIFTRLEQYRGQGPFEAWARRIAVNTAINSYQQNRQAHVPLDAEEVNELAHPDGTPFDQLSAEDLVRMMHLLPLGYRTVLNLYAIEGYSHAEISELLGISEGTSKSQLSRARRLLEERLLVSTSSSNYND, encoded by the coding sequence ATGGCTGAATCAATTAATGCGCTGGTAGAAGGTTGCCGAAAAAACCAGCCAGCGGCGCAACGGGCGTTATATGAGCGCCTGGGTTATCAGCTAATGGGCGTCTGTATGCGTTACTGCTCGTCCCGGGCCGAGGCGGAGGACGCTCTGCAGGTAACGTTCGTCAAGATTTTCACCCGCCTGGAGCAATATCGTGGGCAGGGTCCCTTTGAAGCCTGGGCCCGCCGCATTGCTGTCAATACAGCCATCAACAGCTATCAGCAAAACCGGCAAGCGCACGTGCCGCTGGATGCCGAGGAAGTAAACGAGCTGGCCCATCCAGACGGAACTCCCTTTGATCAGCTTTCGGCAGAAGACCTGGTACGCATGATGCATCTGCTACCCCTCGGTTACCGCACGGTGCTTAACCTGTATGCTATTGAAGGCTATAGCCACGCAGAAATCAGTGAGTTACTGGGCATTTCGGAAGGTACCAGCAAGTCCCAATTGTCGCGAGCCCGCCGCCTGCTAGAGGAACGGCTGCTTGTTTCAACCTCCTCTTCTAACTACAATGACTGA
- a CDS encoding PhzF family phenazine biosynthesis protein yields the protein MLLPLYQIDAFADKIFTGNPAAVCPLTEWLPEALMQAIAAENNLAETAFFVSRAQENEFDIRWFTPTVEVALCGHATLASAHVLLHHLNFKGEEIIFHSKSGALHVTRGQHNRLTLNFPSNPPHPLPVHPDGLIDGLRATPLNILASPNADLIAVFSTEAEVRALKPHFQHLSKVEYRGIVATAPGTGSVDFVSRFFGPRVGVDEDPVTGSAHTQLIPYWAEKLGKTTLHARQVSARGGDLWCELHGDRVLISGQALTYLKGEIEVGE from the coding sequence ATGCTTCTTCCACTGTATCAAATCGACGCCTTTGCTGATAAAATTTTCACCGGCAACCCGGCCGCCGTGTGCCCCCTCACCGAGTGGCTGCCCGAGGCCCTGATGCAGGCCATTGCCGCCGAAAACAACCTGGCTGAAACGGCCTTCTTCGTGTCCCGGGCGCAGGAGAATGAGTTCGATATTCGTTGGTTTACGCCCACCGTGGAAGTGGCTCTTTGCGGGCATGCCACGCTGGCCTCGGCGCACGTGCTGCTGCACCACCTCAACTTTAAGGGCGAGGAAATCATCTTCCACAGCAAAAGCGGAGCCCTGCACGTAACGCGTGGCCAGCACAACCGCCTCACGCTCAACTTTCCCAGCAACCCGCCCCACCCGCTGCCCGTGCACCCCGATGGCCTGATTGACGGCCTGCGCGCCACGCCCCTGAATATTCTGGCCAGCCCCAATGCCGACCTGATAGCCGTGTTCTCCACCGAAGCTGAAGTGCGCGCCCTCAAGCCCCATTTTCAGCACCTAAGTAAGGTAGAATACCGCGGCATAGTAGCCACCGCCCCCGGCACCGGCAGCGTCGATTTTGTGTCGCGTTTTTTTGGGCCGCGCGTAGGCGTTGATGAGGACCCCGTTACCGGCTCAGCTCACACCCAACTCATTCCTTACTGGGCCGAAAAGCTCGGCAAAACCACCCTGCACGCCCGCCAGGTTTCCGCCCGCGGCGGTGACCTGTGGTGCGAGCTACACGGCGACCGGGTGCTGATCAGCGGCCAGGCTCTGACGTATCTGAAGGGAGAAATTGAGGTAGGGGAGTAA
- a CDS encoding oligosaccharide flippase family protein, which translates to MLLNLLVKPGWVVVENLVQDRLGHAAFGTFTALYALTLIFASVSDLGMTQHATKRVAADATFLPEYFPTILPLKGWLSLGFLGLIVATGFVLGYRGHTLTLLALTGGGLLLMQYTQFLRGTLQASQRFNTDALLSVLEKVLLLGLVLLLLPVGLSLDSYIGARTVATLLTFVVLYVLVSRLFGWQRYRLRWQHARTVLKQSLPFALITLLYGLNERIDMVMLERLASPQEAGYYAGAYRWVDAVMMYLWTVLPLFFAKFAHASARPTEQRELLWFGQRIVTVPLLFVCAFVLFRGEVLFWQFKHSTPTEIAHMAFCLKILFVNVLVHAFFAIYSTLLTSTNQERAVSALVAGSIVLNVGLNLLLLPRFGATAAALNTLWCALFVSIGYVALVRGRARVAIPWALLGRLGLAFGLLAAVWYGLQLWLHQWLLESVGAGLAFGLILLLLRIVKVKEVRAVLRR; encoded by the coding sequence GTGCTGCTCAACCTGCTGGTAAAGCCCGGCTGGGTGGTGGTGGAAAACCTGGTGCAGGACCGCCTGGGCCACGCGGCCTTTGGTACGTTTACCGCCCTGTATGCCCTGACGCTCATCTTTGCCTCGGTTTCTGACCTGGGAATGACGCAGCACGCCACCAAGCGCGTGGCCGCCGACGCCACCTTTCTGCCCGAGTATTTCCCTACCATTCTGCCCCTGAAGGGCTGGCTTTCTTTGGGCTTTCTGGGCTTAATTGTGGCCACCGGTTTCGTGCTGGGCTACCGTGGGCACACGCTCACGCTGCTGGCGCTTACCGGGGGCGGACTGCTGCTCATGCAATACACGCAGTTTTTGCGCGGCACGTTGCAGGCCAGCCAGCGCTTCAATACCGATGCCCTGCTCTCCGTGCTGGAAAAAGTGCTGTTGCTGGGGCTGGTGCTCTTGCTGCTGCCCGTGGGCCTTTCACTGGATAGCTACATTGGGGCCCGCACAGTGGCCACGCTGCTCACCTTTGTAGTGCTGTATGTGCTGGTTTCCAGGCTGTTTGGGTGGCAGCGCTACCGGCTGCGCTGGCAGCACGCCCGCACCGTGCTCAAGCAAAGCCTGCCTTTCGCCCTCATCACCCTGCTCTATGGCCTGAACGAGCGGATTGACATGGTGATGCTGGAGCGCCTGGCTTCGCCGCAGGAGGCGGGTTACTACGCCGGGGCCTACCGCTGGGTAGATGCCGTGATGATGTACCTCTGGACGGTGCTGCCCCTGTTTTTTGCCAAGTTTGCCCACGCCAGCGCCCGCCCCACCGAGCAGCGCGAGCTGCTCTGGTTTGGGCAGCGAATTGTAACCGTGCCGCTGCTGTTTGTGTGCGCGTTTGTGCTGTTTCGGGGCGAGGTGCTGTTCTGGCAGTTTAAGCACAGCACCCCGACGGAAATTGCGCACATGGCTTTCTGCCTGAAAATCCTGTTTGTGAATGTGCTGGTGCACGCCTTCTTCGCCATCTATAGCACCCTGCTCACCAGCACCAATCAGGAGCGCGCCGTGAGTGCGCTGGTGGCCGGCAGCATTGTGCTGAATGTGGGCCTGAACCTGTTGCTACTCCCTCGGTTTGGCGCTACCGCTGCTGCGCTTAATACGCTGTGGTGCGCTTTGTTTGTTTCGATTGGCTACGTGGCTTTGGTGCGCGGCCGGGCGCGGGTGGCCATTCCGTGGGCGCTGCTGGGCCGCCTGGGGCTGGCCTTTGGGCTGCTGGCGGCCGTGTGGTATGGTCTGCAGCTGTGGCTGCACCAGTGGCTGTTAGAGTCGGTGGGGGCGGGGCTGGCTTTCGGTCTTATTCTGCTGCTGCTGCGCATTGTGAAAGTGAAAGAAGTGCGGGCAGTGTTGCGCCGTTAA
- a CDS encoding universal stress protein — MKNFLVPTNFTPEAHHAFEVAMQLAQRVGGRVVLLHKPDLPGGSGFVSSGSGNKGDGLDDMFAVRLLQNVKFKMHELMREALRQTNNVNFDEVISTEELTTAILDTIRSHDIDLVVMGTQPATQARPWWVGSNTEKVVQLAPCPVLTVKHAQPNFDVQHLVVASDFSDEADRLVPQLRELQELFPEASLHLLDVVAPGRSHEAPLQRIHAFASRHSLDDYEPDVIDAPRVREGIPRFAEQAHADLVVMLTHGHTGLSHLWHANTAENVATHTYAPVLTLRSA, encoded by the coding sequence ATGAAAAACTTTCTCGTCCCCACCAATTTCACCCCCGAAGCGCACCATGCTTTTGAGGTAGCTATGCAACTGGCGCAGCGGGTAGGCGGCCGCGTGGTGCTGCTGCACAAGCCGGATTTGCCCGGCGGCTCGGGATTTGTGTCCAGCGGCAGCGGCAATAAGGGCGACGGGCTGGATGATATGTTTGCCGTACGACTGCTGCAGAACGTGAAGTTTAAAATGCACGAGCTGATGCGCGAAGCCCTGCGCCAGACCAATAATGTTAATTTCGATGAAGTCATCAGCACGGAGGAACTGACCACGGCCATTCTGGACACCATTCGCTCCCATGATATCGACCTGGTGGTGATGGGCACCCAGCCCGCCACCCAGGCCCGCCCCTGGTGGGTGGGCTCCAATACCGAGAAGGTAGTTCAGCTGGCACCCTGCCCCGTACTCACGGTAAAGCATGCCCAGCCCAACTTTGACGTGCAGCACCTGGTAGTAGCCTCAGATTTTTCGGATGAGGCTGACCGCCTGGTGCCCCAGCTGCGGGAGCTGCAGGAGCTGTTCCCGGAGGCCAGTCTGCACCTGCTGGATGTGGTAGCCCCGGGCCGCAGCCACGAAGCCCCGCTGCAGCGCATCCATGCCTTCGCCAGCCGCCACTCCCTGGACGACTACGAGCCTGATGTTATTGATGCGCCCCGCGTGCGCGAAGGCATCCCCCGCTTTGCCGAGCAGGCCCACGCCGATTTGGTAGTGATGCTCACCCACGGGCATACCGGCCTCAGCCACCTCTGGCACGCCAATACCGCCGAAAACGTGGCCACTCACACCTACGCCCCTGTGCTCACACTGCGCTCAGCATGA
- the ruvC gene encoding crossover junction endodeoxyribonuclease RuvC: MILPLASTELLPKIIMGVDPGTQIMGYAVIEVRGQHVTVLRYDVIDMKKLGTNHALKLKRIYERMTELIEEFLPDELAIEAPFFGVNVQSMLKLGRAQGVAIAACLSRQIPYVEYAPTKVKQSVTGSGNATKEQVAHMLRQTLKLPPIEEAPKFLDATDALAVALCHHYQKGNNVKAGGKSWGKFLADNPGKLAAPVAGKKAVASRKKPAA; this comes from the coding sequence ATGATTTTGCCTCTCGCCTCTACTGAATTACTGCCTAAAATTATCATGGGCGTGGACCCCGGCACTCAGATTATGGGCTACGCCGTGATTGAGGTGCGTGGCCAGCACGTAACGGTGCTGCGCTACGATGTCATTGATATGAAGAAGCTGGGCACCAACCACGCCCTCAAGCTCAAGCGCATCTACGAGCGGATGACGGAGCTGATTGAGGAGTTTCTGCCCGATGAGCTGGCCATTGAAGCGCCGTTTTTTGGCGTCAACGTGCAGAGCATGCTCAAGCTGGGCCGGGCGCAGGGCGTGGCCATTGCCGCCTGCCTTTCCCGCCAGATTCCCTATGTGGAGTATGCGCCCACTAAAGTCAAGCAGTCGGTAACCGGCTCCGGCAACGCTACCAAGGAGCAGGTAGCGCACATGCTGCGCCAAACGCTGAAGCTGCCGCCCATCGAGGAAGCCCCCAAGTTTCTGGATGCGACCGATGCCCTGGCCGTGGCGCTCTGTCACCACTACCAAAAAGGCAACAACGTGAAAGCCGGCGGCAAAAGCTGGGGCAAGTTTCTGGCCGATAATCCCGGGAAGCTGGCTGCGCCAGTGGCGGGCAAGAAGGCCGTGGCGAGCAGGAAAAAGCCGGCGGCGTAA